Proteins from a genomic interval of Heteronotia binoei isolate CCM8104 ecotype False Entrance Well chromosome 7, APGP_CSIRO_Hbin_v1, whole genome shotgun sequence:
- the AKAIN1 gene encoding A-kinase anchor protein inhibitor 1 isoform X1 — protein MVFAPAGDKSGNEHEEAKLQNASKQIVHTAIQQAVKQLSQENQQKTKGTNSSISLQLERGELTKKHEKK, from the coding sequence CAGGGGATAAATCTGGAAATGAACATGAAGAGGCAAAGCTCCAGAATGCCAGCAAACAGATAGTGCATACCGCCATTCAGCAGGCCGTAAAACAGCTTTCCCAGGAGAACCAGCAAAAGACCAAGGGAACAAACAGCAGCATCAGCCTTCAGCTCGAAAGAGGGGAATTAACCAAGAAGCATGAAAAAAAGTAG
- the AKAIN1 gene encoding A-kinase anchor protein inhibitor 1 isoform X2, which translates to MVFAPGDKSGNEHEEAKLQNASKQIVHTAIQQAVKQLSQENQQKTKGTNSSISLQLERGELTKKHEKK; encoded by the coding sequence GGGATAAATCTGGAAATGAACATGAAGAGGCAAAGCTCCAGAATGCCAGCAAACAGATAGTGCATACCGCCATTCAGCAGGCCGTAAAACAGCTTTCCCAGGAGAACCAGCAAAAGACCAAGGGAACAAACAGCAGCATCAGCCTTCAGCTCGAAAGAGGGGAATTAACCAAGAAGCATGAAAAAAAGTAG